CGATCCGGGCGCTCGCACGCGCCTGAGAGGTGTTGAGCGCGTGCGGATGAGCCCTCCGAGGTCGAATTGCGGCCGTGGTGAGCCCCTGCGCCACGCCGCGAAGCGCCACACCAGCGAAAACCTGGTGGTGCGGCTCAACCCAAACTCTGGTTTGCAGGATTTGGGATGAATCCCCCGGCTGGAACCACGGGAAGACCGCTGAAGCGGTCTCGGGTGCGGCGGGGGATGGTGTGCGCCCGTGACACGGGCGCGATTAATCGCGCCCCTACCAGATCTGCGAGCACACCACGCGGTTCTCCCCCTCGCCCGCCCTGCGCCCGCAGTTGAGAATCATTCGCAAGTCGTTGCCGCAGGCGTGTTTGCGCGCATTCGCAATGGCCCACGACTTGCTTTCTCCCCTGGCAACGCTGGAATCCTGAACCCCTGAACAGGAAGGTACGGCGATGCAGAACGCTCAGGAGAGGCCTTCGGCACAGACTTCGGTGGTGGGGGCTTGCACGGTGACCGACTGCAAGTTCAACGAGCACCACGAGTGCCACGCAGGGCAGATCGAGGTGCGGGTGGGCCCGGACGGTGCCCACTGCGGCACCTACACCCCGGAAGCCTCGCAGCGCCCGCGACCGTAGCGGGTCGCAGGCACCACACAAACGACGACGGGCTCTCCTCGCGGGGAGCCCTCGCTTTTTAGATGGAAAGGGCGTCACACGGAGGGCACGGAGGGAACTACGAGCCGCAGAGAACGCCTCTTCTCTGTTCTCGCGGTTTCCTCCGTGGCTCTGTGTGAGGGTAGTTTGCCCGTTTGACATGCCAGAGCCGCGACTGTAGATTGTTGAGAACAGTTCTCAACCATATGATGACGATGAACGCTCCCCTGGCATCCGCGGCGGCAGGCACGCTGCGGCAGATCTCCGAAAGCGAGCGCGGCGAGCGCAGCCGCCGCGCGGCGGCGGGCGCGCTGGTGCTCGCGGCCGTGGAGCGCGCGGCCGGAGGAACGCAGGACGAGTTCGTGCTGCGCCGCGCCCGGCGAGAAGTCGAGGAGCTGGAGCGCTCGCCGGAGAAGTCGATCCTGACGCGCGTGCTGGTGGTGCTGGAGGAATCCGCCGACCCGTGCGCGCGGGTGGCCGCGCCACTGGTGCAGTACGCCTGCGAGCTGGAGCGCACCCGCCGCCTCCCCGAAGCCGATGCGGCCGTGTCGTTGGCGCTGGAGCTGGACACGGTATCGTCGTCGACGGCGCTGCACGCGGCGCGGCTGGCGCGCAAGCTGGGCGACCGCGAGCGTGCGCTGGCGCTGTACTGTGCCGCGCGCGACCTGGACGGCGGCTCGGGGACCATCGCGCGGCTGGCGGCGGTGGGCGAGGCGGTGGTGGGTGACGACGCGGAGCGGGGCCTTACCCGCGCCATACGCGCCGCGCTGCGGGCCGGCGACGGCGAGTCCGCGGCGGTGGGGCTGGAGGAGCGCGCCGCCGTCCGACGCGCGCGGGGCGACCGCCGCGGCGCCGCGCTGGACCTGTGCCTGGCCGCCGCCCGCTTTCCGGACGGGGTGGACCGGGCCCGCGTGGCGCACGCGCTGGCCGGCGTGGTGCTGGCCATGGGCGACGCCCCCGCCGCCCGCGAGGCGATGCTCGCCGCCCTCGCCTGGGGCGACGCGCCGCAAAAGGACCACGCGCGCACCCGCCTGCACACCCTGGCCCGCGACACCGGCGACCAGGTGGGGATGCGCCGCTGGCGGTCGTTCCAGCGCCCGTCGCTGGTCTCGCTCTCCGCCTACCGCCCGATGGATGGCGGGCGCACGCTGGCGCCGCGCCTCATCCGCTGGCGCGAGGCGCTCACCCCCGCCTGACCCGCCGCGCACCCGTTCGCGACGCACGACGCCCCGCTCTCCGCCTCGGAGGGCGGGGCGTCCTCTTGATGGCCGAGAACGTCGTGTCGTTCCTGGCACGGCCCGTTCGTCGTATGGATAGAGGTGGGTGCCGTCCGGCGTGCCGCCCTCAACCGAGTACCGGAGTTTTCCAGATGATCGACACCCCGCAGATCACGCAGACCGAAGCCAGGAACGCCGCCATCATCCGCCTCACGGTGCCGCGGCAGGAGATCCGGAACGTGATGGGGCCGGCGATGAGCGAGCTGAAGAGCGCCGTCGCCGCTCAGGGTGTGACGCCCGACGGACCGATGTTCACGCACCACCTGCGGATGGACCCGGACACCTTTGACCTCGAGGTCGGGATGGCGGTGCCGGTGGCGATCGCGGAGAGCGGCCGTGTGCGGGCTGGCGGGCTCCCGGCCGCCACCGTCGCGCGGACGACTTACCGTGGCGGCTACGAGGGACTTTCCGGCGCATGGGGCGAGCTGCACGCGTGGATGCGCGCCAATGGGCACGAGCCGGGCGCCGACCTGTGGGAATCCTACGTCTCCGGGCCGGAAGCTGACGCCGACCCCGCGAACTGGCGCACCGAGCTCACCCAGCCGCTGGCGCGTTGAAACAGAAGGCTCACACAGAGACACAGAGCCACAGAGAGAACCGCAAAAGGTTTTCTCTGTGGCTTTGAGTTCTTCTGTGGCCCCTGTGTGAAGCTTTTGTCCGTTGTTCTCTCCCTGCGTTTCTGCGCCTCTGCGTGAGACCAGCTCTTCCCCGCTAAACGCCGCTCAGCGCACGTTGCGGTTGGCGGAAAGGAGGCGCTCCCACGCCTTGGCCATGCGCTGGTACTCGCCGGGGCAGCGCACCGCGCGCTCGCGCGGAAGCATGCCGCCGCTCACGATTCGCGAGTACTTCTGCGGGTCCGAGCCGTACACCCAGCAGGCGATGTTGAAGAGGCGCTGCGGGCCCAGCGAGTGCTCGTCCGCGAAGTCCGAGTTGCCGAACACCCTGCCCTGGCCCGGCTGCACGGCCAGCACGCCGTTGAAGGCCGCCTGCGCCCCCTTCTCACCGCTTCCCAGCAGGATGTAGGTGGCGAGCTGGTCCACGGCATCCTCTTCGCGCCCCGTTACCGGCAGGTCCATCACGTCTATCAGGGCGTGGCCCACCTCGTGGTACATGATGAAGTTCACCGCCCCGTCCACCGCCTCGGACTGGGCCTGCGTCCACTGACCGTCGCGAACGAAGATGTTGGCGAGGTCGTTGAGCAGCTCGTAGCACATCGTCACCGCGCCCAGCCGCGGGCTGTAGAACGCGTTTATCTGCCCGCACTGGGCCGTGCGCACCGAGACGCTGCGCGGCAGGGCGGGGAGGTTCCTGTTGGAGTTGAGCGACTCCGTGAAGCGCTCCATCATCCCCGCCTGCTTGATGCGCTGCCCAACGGTGCGGAGTGCGGGAGTGGTGGCCTCGGTGGAGGCGTACAGCCACTTGTTCTGCCCGGCCGTGCGCTCCTCCGCCGCCGTCTGCGCCGGGGCGGCGGAGAGGCGCTGGACGGCCAGCGTGTAGCTCCCCGTCTTGCGCGGCTCGAAGGCGTTGGCCTGGATCACGTACACCCCGGTGCCGCCCACCGTGACGGTGGCCTGCGCGTTGGTGCCGCCGCCGCCGTCGTCGTCGTTCACCTCCGCCTCCAGCCGCCCGCCCTCCAGCCGGCCCCAGCGCAGGTAGGTGTCGAAGTCGCTGGAGCGCAGCGTGATCTGCAGCCGGTCGCCGGGGCTGCCGCGGTACACGTACTGGTCGTAGTACGAGCTGTCGGACAGCATCGGGTCCGACGCCGTGAGCTGGCCGTTGACCGTCTGGCCCGCGGTGACCGTGACGGCGCCGGCCGGGGCGGTCGTCTGCTGCTGCGCCGTGGCGCTCACCGGCTGCACCGTGATCGTGTACGCGCCGGTGGCGCCCGCCGCCAGCGAGTTGGCCTGCACGGCGTAGGTGCCGCTGGCCCCCACCGTGGCGATGAGCTGCGAGTTGGTGCCGCCGCCGCTGTCGTCGTCGCGCGCGATGGCGTCGAAGCGGTTCCCCGCCACGCGCCCCCACGCCATGTACGTGTCGAAGGCGGTGGAGCGCATCGTCACCATCACCTGCTCGCCCGGACGGCCGCGGTACACGTACAGGTCGTAATGCGAGTTGTCGCTCAGCTTCGGGTCGGACGTGTCCAGCCGGCCGCTGACCGTCTGCCCCATCGCGATCGTCTGCGCGCCGGTGGGGGCCGCGCCGCTCGCGCGCTCCACCGCCAGGGTGTAGTTGCCCGTGATGTTGGCGGAGAGCGAGTTGGCCTGGATGGCGTACGTCCCGCTCTGGTCCAGCGTCACCTGCATCCGCGAGTTGGTGCCGCCGGCCGCGTCGTCGTCGGTGCCCAGGAGCTGGAACTGCTGCCCCTGCATCCGCCCCCAGCGCAGGTACGTGTCGAAGTCGCCGGAGGTGAGGGTGATGATGATCTGCTCGCCCGGTGTGCCCTGGTAGACGTAGCTGTCGTAGTGCGAGTTGTCGGTCAGCTTGGGGTCGGAAGCCTCCAGCCGGCCGGCGACGGTCTCGCCGGCGCGGATCGCCCCGCCGCGCGCCCGCGTCCCGCCTCCTCCTCCGCCACCAGCACCGCCGCCGCCCGTGCGCTCCACGCTCAGGGTGTAGGCCCCGGTGGAGTTGGCCGCCAGCGAGTTGGCGCGGACGGTGTAGCTGCCGCTGCTGCCCACCGTGACGGTGATCTGCGAGTCGGTGCCGCCTGCGCCGTCGTCGTCCGTCTTCTCAGAGGCGAACGAGCTTCCCGAGCCGGCGCCCCACACCAGGTACGCGTCGAACGCGGTGGAGCGCAGGGTGATGACGAGCTGGTCGCCCGCGTTGCCGGTGTAGCGGTAGTCGTCGGCGTACGAGTTGTCGGGGAGGCGCATGTCGCTGGTGCTGAGCTCGCCGCGCACCGTCTGTCCCGCGGCGATGGTGCCGCCGCCGCCGCCGCCCGGCTGCGGGCGCTGGGCAGGCTGCGGCCGCTGGCC
This genomic window from Longimicrobium sp. contains:
- a CDS encoding DUF1540 domain-containing protein → MTDCKFNEHHECHAGQIEVRVGPDGAHCGTYTPEASQRPRP
- a CDS encoding GyrI-like domain-containing protein — its product is MIDTPQITQTEARNAAIIRLTVPRQEIRNVMGPAMSELKSAVAAQGVTPDGPMFTHHLRMDPDTFDLEVGMAVPVAIAESGRVRAGGLPAATVARTTYRGGYEGLSGAWGELHAWMRANGHEPGADLWESYVSGPEADADPANWRTELTQPLAR
- a CDS encoding DUF4344 domain-containing metallopeptidase; the protein is MRFATSATRRALLGAAVLCSLPAALAAQPGTAIRAGQTVSGSLAESDPKLDDGSYYDQYVYRGRAGEQVTVTLRSSAFDTYLAVGAMNGDSFASSDTDDDGAGGTDSRVSVAVPAGGVLVIRANSLAGGSTGAYTIQVESGGAAPGPGQRPQPAQRPQPGGGGGGTIAAGQTVRGELSTSDMRLPDNSYADDYRYTGNAGDQLVITLRSTAFDAYLVWGAGSGSSFASEKTDDDGAGGTDSQITVTVGSSGSYTVRANSLAANSTGAYTLSVERTGGGGAGGGGGGGTRARGGAIRAGETVAGRLEASDPKLTDNSHYDSYVYQGTPGEQIIITLTSGDFDTYLRWGRMQGQQFQLLGTDDDAAGGTNSRMQVTLDQSGTYAIQANSLSANITGNYTLAVERASGAAPTGAQTIAMGQTVSGRLDTSDPKLSDNSHYDLYVYRGRPGEQVMVTMRSTAFDTYMAWGRVAGNRFDAIARDDDSGGGTNSQLIATVGASGTYAVQANSLAAGATGAYTITVQPVSATAQQQTTAPAGAVTVTAGQTVNGQLTASDPMLSDSSYYDQYVYRGSPGDRLQITLRSSDFDTYLRWGRLEGGRLEAEVNDDDGGGGTNAQATVTVGGTGVYVIQANAFEPRKTGSYTLAVQRLSAAPAQTAAEERTAGQNKWLYASTEATTPALRTVGQRIKQAGMMERFTESLNSNRNLPALPRSVSVRTAQCGQINAFYSPRLGAVTMCYELLNDLANIFVRDGQWTQAQSEAVDGAVNFIMYHEVGHALIDVMDLPVTGREEDAVDQLATYILLGSGEKGAQAAFNGVLAVQPGQGRVFGNSDFADEHSLGPQRLFNIACWVYGSDPQKYSRIVSGGMLPRERAVRCPGEYQRMAKAWERLLSANRNVR